Proteins found in one Panthera tigris isolate Pti1 chromosome B3, P.tigris_Pti1_mat1.1, whole genome shotgun sequence genomic segment:
- the LOC102962565 gene encoding olfactory receptor 4K5: MDKVNSSVVSEFVLLGLCSSQDLQLFFFVFFSVLYVVIVLGNLLIIMTVTSDNSLHSPMYFLLGNLSFVDICQASFATPKMIADFLSEHKTISFSGCIAQIFFIHLFTGGEMVLLVSMAYDRYVAICKPLHYVVIMSRRTCSFLVMVSWAVGLVHTLSQLSFTVNLPFCGPNVVDSFFCDLPRVTKLACLDSYTVEILIVVNSGILSLSTFSLLVVSYIIILVTVWFKSSAAMAKAFSTLAAHITVVILFFGPCIFIYVWPFTTYPVDKLLAIFYTIFTPILNPIIYTLRNRDMKAAMRKIMTYYLRPKKISEMPLVVRNSLY; the protein is encoded by the coding sequence ATGGATAAGGTCAATTCTTCAGTGGTGTCTGAATTTGTATTGCTGGGACTCTGTAGTTCTCAGGAtctccaacttttcttttttgttttcttctctgtgttataTGTGGTCATTGTGCTGGGAAACCTTCTCATCATCATGACAGTAACCTCTGATAACAGCCTGCACTCCCCCATGTATTTCCTCCTGGGAAACCTGTCCTTTGTGGACATCTGTCAGGCTTCTTTTGCTACCCCTAAGATGATTGCAGATTTTCTGAGTGAACACAAGACCATCTCCTTCAGTGGCTGCATAGCCCAGATTTTCTTCATTCACCTTTTTACTGGAGGAGAGATGGTACTACTTGTCTCCATGGCCTATGACAGATATGTAGCTATATGCAAACCCCTACACTATGTAGTCATCATGAGCCGAAGGACGTGCAGTTTCCTGGTAATGGTCTCCTGGGCTGTGGGCTTGGTGCACACATTAAGCCAGTTATCATTTACTGTAAACCTGCCTTTTTGTGGACCCAATGTTGTAGACAGCTTTTTTTGTGACCTTCCTCGAGTGACCAAACTTGCCTGCCTGGACTCTTATACTGTTGAAATACTAATTGTAGTCAATAGTGGAATTCTTTCCCTaagtactttctctctcttggttGTCTCTTACATCATTATTCTTGTCACCGTCTGGTTTAAGTCTTCTGCTGCAATGGCCAAGGCATTTTCAACACTGGCTGCCCATATAACCGTGGTAATATTGTTCTTTGGACCTTGCATCTTTATCTATGTGTGGCCCTTTACCACTTACCCTGTGGATAAACTTCTAGCCATATTTTACACCATTTTCACTCCCATTCTAAACCCCATTATTTACACACTAAGGAACAGGGATATGAAGGCTGCCATGAGGAAGATTATGACCTATTACCTGAGGCCCAAGAAAATTTCTGAAATGCCACTAGTAGTGAGGAATTCTCTTTATTAA
- the LOC102962854 gene encoding olfactory receptor 4K1, producing MSHTNESVVSEFVLLGLSNAWELQLFFFAIFSLVYVTSVLGNIMIIVIISSDSHLNSPMYFLLSNLSFIDICQSNFATPKMLADFFVEHKTISFEGCMAQIFLLHSFVGSEMMLLVAMAYDRFIAICRPLHYSTIMNRRLCIIFVFISWAVGILHSVSHLAFTVDLPFCGPNEVDSFFCDLPLVIELACMDTYEMEIMTLTNSGLISLGCFLALIISYTIISITVRRRSSSGSSKALSTLTAHITVVILFFGPCIYFYIWPFSRLSVDKFLSVFYTVCTPLLNPIIYSLRNEDVKSAMRKLRNRHVNSWKN from the coding sequence ATGTCTCACACAAATGAATCAGTGGTATCTGAGTTTGTGCTTCTGGGACTGTCTAACGCTTGGGaacttcagcttttcttttttgccatCTTCTCTTTAGTGTATGTGACATCAGTGCTGGGCAACATCATGATTATTGTCATAATTTCCTCTGACTCACATTTGAACTCTCCTATGTACTTCCTACTCAGtaacctttcttttattgatatctGCCAATCTAATTTTGCCACCCCCAAGATGCTTGCGGACTTCTTTGTTGAGCATAAGACTATCTCCTTTGAGGGCTGCATGGCCCAGATATTCCTTCTTCACAGTTTTGTTGGGAGTGAGATGATGTTGCTTGTAGCTATGGCATATGACAGATTTATAGCCATCTGTAGGCCCCTACATTATAGCACAATTATGAATCGGAGACTATGTATAATTTTCGTATTTATTTCCTGGGCTGTGGGTATTCTTCATTCTGTGAGTCACTTGGCTTTTACAGTGGATTTGCCATTCTGTGGCCCCAATGAGGTAGATAGCTTCTTTTGTGACCTTCCCCTAGTGATAGAGCTGGCTTGTATGGATACTTATGAAATGGAAATTATGACCCTAACTAACAGTGGCCTGATATCATTGGGCTGTTTTCTGGCTTTAATTATTTCCTACACCATCATTTCGATCACTGTTCGTCGCCGGTCCTCCAGTGGGTCATCCAAGGCACTTTCTACATTAACTGCTCACATCACAGTGGTGATTCTTTTCTTTGGGCCTTGCATTTACTTCTATATATGGCCTTTTAGCAGACTTTCTGTGGATAAGTTCCTTTCTGTGTTCTACACTGTTTGTACGCCCCTGTTGAATCCCATCATCTACTCTTTAAGGAATGAAGATGTTAAATCAGCCATGCGAAAGCTGAGAAACCGTCATGTGAATTCCTGGAAAAACTAG